GAGATTAACCGTACGCCTCCTAAAACGCAATCGGCCTTATTGGAAGCGATGCAGGAAAAAGCGGTTACCGCAGCGGGAAAACGTTATAAACTGGAAGACCCGTTTTTTGTACTGGCTACACAAAATCCCATTGAACAGGAAGGTACCTATCCCCTGCCCGAAGCGCAATTGGACCGTTTCATGTTTAATATTTGGGTGGACTATCCCAAATTTGAAGAGGAATTAGCCATTGTACGCAGTACCACCTCTAACACCAAGGTGAGTCTGAATAAAATTCTCAATGCCGAAGAAATTATTTATTTCCAGGATTTAATTCGTCGCATTCCCGTTGCGGATAATGTACTGGAATATGCCGTAAAACTTGCCAATAAAACGCGTCCGAATACTTCCATGGCCACCGATCTGGTGAATAAATACATCAGCTGGGGCGCGGGTCCGCGTGCTTCGCAATACCTGGTTATCGGAGCTAAATGTCACGCCGCCACCAAAGGAAAATACTCGCCCGATATTGAAGATGTGAAAGCCGTTGCAGAACCGATTTTACGTCACCGTATTGTTCGCAATTACATGGCTGAAGCAGAAGGTTACTCGCTGGAGAAAATCATTGCTTCTTTGTTGTAATCCCTCAGCGCTCAAAAAAAAAGTACCTGAATGGAATGGCCAAAACAGGTACTTGAAAAAAAAAAAAAAAATAGTTCTTATTGCTGATTCTGATCGATTCCTCCGGTGAATTCCTGAGAAATCGCTCCTTTTTCAACGCGTAATTTTCCGCCACCTTCGGTTACGATTACAACGGTTGTATCTTTAATTTCTTCGATTTTACCGTGAATACCGCCAATGGTAACGATGCGTTGACCTTTTTCCAATCCTTCTCTGAATTTTTTCGCTTCTTTCGCTTTGCGGGCTTGCGGACGAATCATAAAGAAATAGAATACCAGAATCATCAATCCGATCATGATGATGGAAGGAAGTGGACTTTGTGCAGGAGCTGCAGCTTGTAATAATACGGTGCTGAATGACATTTTATTTTGGATTTATAGGATGAACATTATTCATTAGGCGAAGCCACAAAACCGGTGAGCTTCACTTCATTTTTGGTTGGTACTGTATTGGCAAGAATGGTAACGGTTACATCTTGTTTTCCGCTCTTGTGTTCGGAGTCGAAGTTCACTTCAATGGTACCGGTTTCTCCCGGTTTAACCGGATCTTTTGGCCAGCTTTTGGGAACGGTGCAACCACAGGAACCACGAGCCGATTGAATTAATAAATCCGACTTACCTGTATTGGTAAATTCGAAGGAATATTTTACTACTTGTCCTTTAGAAATAGTTCCGAAATCGTACAAAGGCGTTTCGAATTCCATTACCGGCGGATTTTCCGGATCGATGTGTGCCGAATTAATTTCATCTGCACCTACATTGGCTTCATTGCTGCAGGATACCAATCCCACCATAAGTGAAGCAACTAAAAACGATGATAAAACTGTCTTTTTCATTGCAAAAAACATAGTTAATTTTCGATAAGACCTCTTCCTATTTTTTTGATTTTTCCTTCTTTTTTCAATTCCAGGAACACTTTATCCAGAATTCCGTTGATGAATCCGTTGGAGCGTGGTGTGCTGTAGAATTTAGAAATTTCGATGTATTCGTTAAGTGTAACTTTAACTGGAATGGTTGAAAATTCGCGCACCTCGGTGATGGCCATTTTCATGAGCAACATATCCATTGAAGCAATC
This genomic window from Flavobacteriales bacterium contains:
- a CDS encoding AAA family ATPase, encoding MNYQSDVEALDAFVLKYKDLKKEIGKVIVGQEQVVDEVLISIFSKGHCLLVGVPGLAKTLLVNTISDALGLSFNRIQFTPDLMPSDIIGSEILDDTRNFRFIKGPLFANIILADEINRTPPKTQSALLEAMQEKAVTAAGKRYKLEDPFFVLATQNPIEQEGTYPLPEAQLDRFMFNIWVDYPKFEEELAIVRSTTSNTKVSLNKILNAEEIIYFQDLIRRIPVADNVLEYAVKLANKTRPNTSMATDLVNKYISWGAGPRASQYLVIGAKCHAATKGKYSPDIEDVKAVAEPILRHRIVRNYMAEAEGYSLEKIIASLL
- the yajC gene encoding preprotein translocase subunit YajC is translated as MSFSTVLLQAAAPAQSPLPSIIMIGLMILVFYFFMIRPQARKAKEAKKFREGLEKGQRIVTIGGIHGKIEEIKDTTVVIVTEGGGKLRVEKGAISQEFTGGIDQNQQ
- a CDS encoding DUF1573 domain-containing protein, coding for MKKTVLSSFLVASLMVGLVSCSNEANVGADEINSAHIDPENPPVMEFETPLYDFGTISKGQVVKYSFEFTNTGKSDLLIQSARGSCGCTVPKSWPKDPVKPGETGTIEVNFDSEHKSGKQDVTVTILANTVPTKNEVKLTGFVASPNE